Proteins encoded within one genomic window of Brassica rapa cultivar Chiifu-401-42 chromosome A09, CAAS_Brap_v3.01, whole genome shotgun sequence:
- the LOC103840180 gene encoding uncharacterized protein LOC103840180 isoform X2, with protein MEMLQIWDNSLISSFNSKSISELILWGMTIRATEPLPPSEYDTYADIEAVYECLQTEYGVGQEDLILYGQSVGSGPTLHLASKLPRLRGVVLHSGILSGLRVLCHVKFKFCCDIYPNVKKIKKVKCPVLVIHGTEDDVVNWLHGNRLWKMAKEPYEPLWIKGGGHCNLEIYPDYIRHLYRFIQDMENTTTKSRLKKIWQEIRRRDESKGCCSFKLCRPKCPSCPKPSCDCGECGCCKCERLSLKGCFSCCKKPSCVGCCCPKFKCCNCFGKPTYPKCSCWKCLKCSESECCRSCCCAGCFSWLCCCGGGKRKELKTRGGETTVAKREG; from the exons ATGGAAATGCTGCAGATTTGGGACAACTCGTTGATCTCTTCGTTCAACTCAAAGTCAATCTCCGAGTTAATCTTATGGG GTATGACTATTCGGGCTACGGAGCCTCTACCG CCGAGTGAGTATGATACATATGCGGATATAGAGGCGGTTTACGAGTGTTTGCAGACCGAATATGGTGTTGGACAAGAAGATCTGATTTTGTATGGTCAGTCCGTTGGTAGTGGACCGACGCTGCACCTTGCCTCTAAGCTTCCTCGGCTTAGAGGTGTGGTTCTTCATAGCGGCATTCTCTCTGGTCTTCGTGTTCTATGTCATGTCAAGTTCAAGTTTTGTTGTGATATTTATCCG AACGTAAAAAAGATCAAGAAGGTCAAATGCCCGGTTCTTGTCATACAC GGAACAGAAGATGATGTTGTAAACTGGCTGCACGGAAACAGGCTATGGAAAATGGCGAAAGAACCATACGAACCGCTTTGGATTAAAGGTGGTGGACATTGCAACCTCGAGATCTATCCGGACTACATTAGACATCTCTATCGGTTTATACAAGACATGGAGAATACAACCACTAAGTCTCGTCTCAAGAAGATTTGGCAAGAGATCCGTAGGCGAGATGAATCCAAAGGATGTTGTAGTTTCAAACTATGTAGACCAAAATGCCCTTCGTGTCCCAAACCTAGTTGCGATTGCGGTGAATGCGGTTGTTGCAAGTGTGAGCGTCTGTCTTTGAAAGGATGTTTCTCTTGCTGTAAGAAACCGAGCTGTGTTGGTTGTTGCTGTCCCAAGTTCAAATGCTGCAACTGCTTTGGGAAGCCTACGTATCCGAAATGCTCTTGTTGGAAATGTCTAAAGTGCTCCGAGTCCGAGTGTTGTCGGAGTTGTTGCTGTGCCGGTTGCTTTAGCTGGCTCTGTTGTTGCGGCGGAGGGAAGAGGAAGGAGTTAAAGACGAGAGGAGGAGAAACTACGGTGGCCAAGCGTGAAGGGTAA
- the LOC103840180 gene encoding alpha/beta hydrolase domain-containing protein 17B isoform X1, protein MGCMFSHLAAKFAFFPPSPPTYHLTKNPDGKLSAVSASSSSTFPAAGDSSIDVRVVKTRRGNKVAAFYLRNPNARLTLLYSHGNAADLGQLVDLFVQLKVNLRVNLMGYDYSGYGASTGKPSEYDTYADIEAVYECLQTEYGVGQEDLILYGQSVGSGPTLHLASKLPRLRGVVLHSGILSGLRVLCHVKFKFCCDIYPNVKKIKKVKCPVLVIHGTEDDVVNWLHGNRLWKMAKEPYEPLWIKGGGHCNLEIYPDYIRHLYRFIQDMENTTTKSRLKKIWQEIRRRDESKGCCSFKLCRPKCPSCPKPSCDCGECGCCKCERLSLKGCFSCCKKPSCVGCCCPKFKCCNCFGKPTYPKCSCWKCLKCSESECCRSCCCAGCFSWLCCCGGGKRKELKTRGGETTVAKREG, encoded by the exons ATGGGGTGCATGTTCTCTCACCTCGCCGCCAAGTTCGCCTTTTTCCCTCCTTCTCCTCCCACCTACCACCTTACCAAAAACCCCGATGGAAAACTCTCCGCCGTCTCcgcttcctcctcctccacttTTCCCGCCGCCGGAGACTCATCTATCGACGTTAGAGTGGTGAAGACGAGACGCGGAAACAAAGTGGCAGCTTTCTACCTGAGAAACCCAAACGCGAGGCTCACACTTCTCTATTCACATGGAAATGCTGCAGATTTGGGACAACTCGTTGATCTCTTCGTTCAACTCAAAGTCAATCTCCGAGTTAATCTTATGGG GTATGACTATTCGGGCTACGGAGCCTCTACCGGTAAG CCGAGTGAGTATGATACATATGCGGATATAGAGGCGGTTTACGAGTGTTTGCAGACCGAATATGGTGTTGGACAAGAAGATCTGATTTTGTATGGTCAGTCCGTTGGTAGTGGACCGACGCTGCACCTTGCCTCTAAGCTTCCTCGGCTTAGAGGTGTGGTTCTTCATAGCGGCATTCTCTCTGGTCTTCGTGTTCTATGTCATGTCAAGTTCAAGTTTTGTTGTGATATTTATCCG AACGTAAAAAAGATCAAGAAGGTCAAATGCCCGGTTCTTGTCATACAC GGAACAGAAGATGATGTTGTAAACTGGCTGCACGGAAACAGGCTATGGAAAATGGCGAAAGAACCATACGAACCGCTTTGGATTAAAGGTGGTGGACATTGCAACCTCGAGATCTATCCGGACTACATTAGACATCTCTATCGGTTTATACAAGACATGGAGAATACAACCACTAAGTCTCGTCTCAAGAAGATTTGGCAAGAGATCCGTAGGCGAGATGAATCCAAAGGATGTTGTAGTTTCAAACTATGTAGACCAAAATGCCCTTCGTGTCCCAAACCTAGTTGCGATTGCGGTGAATGCGGTTGTTGCAAGTGTGAGCGTCTGTCTTTGAAAGGATGTTTCTCTTGCTGTAAGAAACCGAGCTGTGTTGGTTGTTGCTGTCCCAAGTTCAAATGCTGCAACTGCTTTGGGAAGCCTACGTATCCGAAATGCTCTTGTTGGAAATGTCTAAAGTGCTCCGAGTCCGAGTGTTGTCGGAGTTGTTGCTGTGCCGGTTGCTTTAGCTGGCTCTGTTGTTGCGGCGGAGGGAAGAGGAAGGAGTTAAAGACGAGAGGAGGAGAAACTACGGTGGCCAAGCGTGAAGGGTAA
- the LOC117128023 gene encoding putative F-box protein At1g46984 — protein sequence MSLEKYNIPVKHLKIIKGHTRSSKNSSTYVGGNSETLPIDLIIEILKRLPAKAIALCRCVSKEWDSLLSSPNFAKSFLTSSSTRPQLLFTFEFKGKWHFFSSPQLHFNENISVVAPDYHMGVSGDWYKEVCLSANGFVYLYEKQMLKGKMERVPVLCNPSTGQKIPLPKVRAKNNELRSFLGYDPIEKQFKVLCMTVTKYRRQINSREHHVLTLGKGNPSWRKIECEFPHFPQNYRKGICINGILYYAAHNNFINVIACFNVKSEKFRFIHIDFNFWTLINYKGKLGVLVRDYSDNNQLWVLDDTEKGKWTKHILYFPNMIFWNIKSVWGTDTGEVVWAQWCWKKPFYVYYYNVERKSVRRVEIQGIEEKVFMDPAAHHGEVFTFPNHVENLMFRQ from the coding sequence ATGAGCCTAGAGAAATACAACATTCCGGTGAAACACCTTAAAATCATCAAAGGCCACACACGATCATCAAAAAACTCTTCAACGTATGTAGGAGGAAACTCGGAGACGCTTCCCATCGATCTCATCATCGAGATCCTCAAGAGACTACCAGCAAAAGCCATTGCACTATGTCGATGTGTCTCGAAGGAATGGGATTCCTTACTTAGCAGTCCAAATTTCGCAAAATCGTTCCTGACGAGTTCATCCACTCGGCCACAACTTTTGTTCACGTTTGAATTCAAAGGCAAGTGGCACTTCTTTTCATCCCCTCAGCTTCATTTTAATGAGAACATAAGTGTTGTAGCACCGGATTATCATATGGGTGTCTCTGGAGATTGGTACAAAGAAGTTTGTCTATCCGCCAACGGTTTTGTCTATCTTTACGAAAAGCAGATGCTAAAGGGAAAGATGGAAAGGGTTCCTGTGCTATGTAACCCTAGCACGGGTCAGAAAATACCTCTACCTAAAGTGAGAGCTAAGAATAATGAGTTAAGAAGCTTTCTTGGGTATGATCCTATCGAGAAGCAATTCAAGGTTTTGTGCATGACCGTAACAAAGTATAGAAGACAAATAAACTCCAGAGAACATCACGTCTTGACGCTAGGGAAAGGAAACCCATCATGGAGAAAGATAGAATGTGAGTTTCCCCATTTTCCTCAGAACTACAGAAAGGGGATATGCATCAACGGGATATTGTATTATGCAGCTCATAACAACTTTATTAACGTGATAGCATGCTTTAATGTTAAGTCTGAAAAGTTTAGGTTTATACATATAGATTTCAACTTTTGGACGTTGATAAACTACAAGGGAAAGTTAGGTGTCTTAGTCCGTGATTATAGTGACAATAATCAGTTATGGGTTCTAGATGATACCGAGAAAGGGAAATGGACAAAGCATATCTTGTATTTCCCAAATATGATTTTCTGGAACATAAAATCAGTCTGGGGAACTGATACAGGTGAAGTTGTTTGGGCGCAGTGGTGTTGGAAGAAACCATTCTATGTTTACTATTACAATGTGGAGAGAAAGAGTGTTAGAAGAGTTGAGATCCAAGGAATTGAAGAGAAGGTCTTTATGGATCCAGCTGCACACCATGGTGAAGTCTTCACCTTCCCAAACCATGTTGAGAATCTGATGTTTCGGCAATAA